The following proteins come from a genomic window of Longimicrobiaceae bacterium:
- the dapF gene encoding diaminopimelate epimerase, with product MERLTFFKGHGLGNDYVAMDLDEIELSPPAVRLICDRHTGIGSDGILGRVPTTAADFGLRIFNPDGTEAEKSGNGLRIFAAFLLDMGEVEVGQAFSVETPGGVVGMKILHVSDDGVISVEAEMGVASFRSGDVGLGGPDREVAGEMLELEAGDRVEINTVSIGNPHCVIFQDEVDPDDLRRRAPQICSHPDFARGTNVQFARSVESGVVEAWVWERGAGETSASGSSACAVAAAAVRRGLVAERQVEVRMPGGSLDVEVRDDWSILLRGPVEGVFWGEATPGMLARLKAVTWP from the coding sequence ATGGAACGACTGACGTTCTTCAAGGGCCACGGGCTGGGTAACGACTACGTGGCGATGGACCTCGACGAGATCGAGCTGTCGCCGCCGGCCGTGCGCCTCATCTGCGACCGGCATACGGGCATCGGCTCGGACGGCATCCTGGGCCGCGTGCCAACCACGGCGGCGGACTTCGGGCTGCGCATCTTCAACCCGGACGGGACGGAGGCGGAGAAGAGCGGCAACGGGCTGCGCATCTTCGCCGCGTTCCTGCTGGACATGGGCGAGGTGGAGGTGGGCCAGGCGTTCAGCGTGGAGACGCCCGGCGGCGTGGTGGGGATGAAGATCCTGCACGTGAGCGACGACGGCGTGATCAGCGTAGAGGCGGAGATGGGCGTCGCATCGTTCCGCAGCGGCGACGTGGGCCTGGGCGGCCCGGACCGCGAGGTCGCCGGCGAGATGCTGGAGCTGGAGGCGGGCGACCGCGTGGAGATCAACACGGTTTCCATCGGCAACCCGCACTGCGTGATCTTCCAGGACGAGGTGGACCCCGACGACCTGCGCCGCCGCGCCCCGCAGATCTGCTCGCACCCGGACTTCGCGCGCGGCACCAACGTACAGTTCGCGCGCTCGGTCGAGTCGGGCGTGGTGGAGGCGTGGGTGTGGGAGCGCGGCGCGGGGGAGACCAGCGCGTCCGGCTCCAGCGCCTGCGCCGTGGCCGCCGCCGCCGTGCGCCGCGGCCTGGTCGCCGAGAGGCAGGTGGAGGTGCGCATGCCCGGCGGCTCGCTGGACGTGGAGGTCCGCGACGACTGGAGCATCCTCCTCCGCGGCCCGGTGGAGGGCGTCTTCTGGGGCGAGGCCACGCCGGGCATGCTCGCCCGCCTGAAGGCGGTCACGTGGCCCTAG